In a genomic window of Candidatus Acidulodesulfobacterium acidiphilum:
- a CDS encoding sensor domain-containing diguanylate cyclase — protein MGILNIKPLSRISKIIFTGLLILILYSIIASLVYVILQSEIDLYVKKSTDLALYTTKLSTDLNDLIIESASIIKYSKLNDKNKLKTSLIKAKVLMSLTDKDFKIVKHYIKTSRIGTKTILPYVNKSYFNYINLIRPIIKRIIKYHSLISKKIFLTPIELALYKDSPVFSPFAIKAVDKTIKRERIIRNYVNLIYLTGSLLIFASILFFIFYSKRKTKEIEILYTKFNLIFDNIYDLAYVTEFTGDAVPKHFIEVNDMALRKLGYSKNEFLKLSHLNIINATNEDILNMMKLLFEKGTMTYTTEIKTKDGRIIPFEVTSRIYKNKNQYPIGVCIARDITDRVELEKKLKKLSEVDPLTGAYNRNKYKEIIGKEIDRAKRYKYPLSVIMIDVDFFKAINDKYGHVTGDEVLKDIVSLITGNIRSGDYLIRWGGEEFLVIAPYASLNNAYLLSEKLRIQAELHYFSYKGIRITLSSGIAELMENENETSFIKRADNALYKAKNSGRNKSVISQ, from the coding sequence ATGGGTATATTAAATATAAAGCCTTTATCCCGTATCTCTAAAATCATATTTACCGGTTTACTTATTCTGATTTTATATTCAATTATTGCCTCGTTAGTTTATGTGATTTTACAAAGTGAAATCGACCTTTACGTTAAAAAATCTACCGATCTTGCGCTTTATACTACTAAACTTTCTACCGATTTAAATGATCTGATTATCGAGTCTGCTTCAATTATAAAATATTCTAAGTTAAACGATAAAAACAAGCTCAAAACATCCTTAATTAAGGCTAAAGTCTTAATGTCCTTAACGGATAAAGATTTTAAAATTGTAAAACATTATATAAAAACTTCACGGATTGGAACAAAAACTATTTTACCTTACGTAAATAAATCATATTTTAATTATATCAACCTTATAAGGCCGATAATAAAGAGAATTATAAAATATCACAGCTTAATTTCAAAAAAAATATTTCTTACGCCGATAGAACTTGCCCTTTATAAAGATTCCCCCGTTTTTTCGCCGTTTGCCATAAAGGCAGTTGATAAAACAATAAAGCGTGAAAGAATAATACGAAACTATGTTAATCTGATTTATTTAACAGGTTCCTTATTGATATTTGCGTCCATACTTTTTTTTATCTTTTATTCAAAAAGAAAAACTAAGGAAATAGAAATTCTTTATACAAAATTTAATTTAATATTCGACAATATATACGATCTTGCTTACGTGACGGAATTTACCGGCGATGCCGTCCCAAAACACTTCATAGAGGTAAATGACATGGCATTAAGAAAACTTGGCTATTCTAAAAATGAATTTTTAAAATTAAGCCATCTAAATATTATTAATGCAACCAATGAAGATATATTAAATATGATGAAACTTTTGTTCGAAAAAGGCACGATGACTTATACCACCGAAATTAAAACAAAAGACGGAAGGATAATACCTTTTGAAGTTACCAGCCGCATTTATAAAAATAAAAATCAATACCCTATAGGGGTATGTATTGCAAGAGATATAACGGACAGGGTTGAATTGGAAAAAAAACTCAAAAAATTATCCGAAGTAGATCCTTTAACCGGAGCATACAATAGAAATAAATATAAAGAGATTATCGGAAAAGAAATCGATAGGGCAAAAAGATATAAATATCCTCTTTCCGTCATAATGATCGACGTAGATTTTTTTAAAGCAATAAACGATAAATACGGACATGTAACCGGCGACGAGGTATTGAAAGATATCGTTTCTCTTATAACAGGAAACATAAGAAGCGGGGATTATTTAATACGATGGGGTGGAGAGGAGTTTTTGGTAATAGCGCCTTACGCTTCTTTAAATAATGCCTACTTGCTATCCGAAAAATTGAGGATTCAGGCAGAATTACATTATTTTTCGTATAAAGGTATACGGATTACTTTAAGTTCCGGCATTGCGGAACTTATGGAAAACGAAAACGAAACTTCATTTATAAAAAGAGCCGATAATGCACTTTATAAAGCCAAAAATAGCGGAAGAAATAAAAGCGTAATTTCTCAATAG
- the panB gene encoding 3-methyl-2-oxobutanoate hydroxymethyltransferase, translating to MQKGTEDFIKMKLNGEKIVMITAYDYVQAGIAEEAGVDIVLVGDSLATTVQGKDNTISVTLDEMIYHTKIVRAGLKNTFLACDMPFMSYQVNSEQALINAGRILKESGANAVKMEGGANITVTVKKLTESGIPVIGHIGLMPQFINVMGGYKVQGKISSQIDKLVEDAKALEDAGAFMIVLEAMPEDAAVSVKKSINIPTIGIGAGKYTDGQVLVFYDAVGMLAQKPPKFVKKFAESRPIIIEALKTYGKEVKDGSFPAEENIYRQK from the coding sequence ATGCAAAAAGGGACCGAAGATTTTATTAAAATGAAATTAAACGGCGAAAAAATCGTAATGATTACCGCTTATGATTACGTTCAAGCCGGAATAGCGGAAGAGGCGGGAGTCGATATAGTATTGGTAGGCGATTCGCTTGCAACTACCGTTCAAGGAAAAGATAATACGATAAGCGTTACGTTGGACGAGATGATTTACCATACTAAAATAGTAAGGGCAGGTTTAAAAAATACTTTTTTAGCATGCGATATGCCTTTTATGTCTTATCAGGTAAACTCCGAGCAGGCTTTGATTAATGCCGGCAGAATACTAAAAGAAAGCGGAGCAAACGCCGTTAAAATGGAAGGCGGCGCTAATATAACCGTCACCGTTAAAAAACTGACCGAAAGCGGTATTCCCGTAATAGGACATATAGGTCTTATGCCGCAATTTATTAATGTTATGGGCGGTTATAAAGTCCAAGGTAAAATAAGTTCGCAAATCGATAAGCTTGTCGAAGACGCTAAGGCTCTCGAAGACGCAGGCGCATTTATGATAGTGTTGGAGGCAATGCCTGAAGACGCCGCGGTAAGCGTAAAAAAAAGCATAAATATTCCTACTATAGGAATAGGAGCCGGAAAATATACCGACGGACAGGTGCTGGTATTTTACGATGCGGTAGGAATGTTAGCTCAAAAACCTCCTAAATTCGTTAAAAAATTTGCGGAATCCCGCCCTATAATAATCGAAGCCTTAAAAACATACGGCAAGGAAGTTAAAGATGGTTCTTTTCCGGCGGAAGAAAATATCTATAGACAAAAATAA
- a CDS encoding bifunctional enoyl-CoA hydratase/phosphate acetyltransferase has product MQKKLDDLIISAKSFKAKRAAVVVAEDDFVVEGIILAYKKGIIIPILIGNKNKIISILKKKEKNISANDFEIIGTDNDVDASVIAVKLAYDKKADVIIKGHIHTDILMHQLIRMESGLRTNRFISHIFCMEIKTYKKLIFITDAAININPDIVQKAQILQNAIDICKIIGVKHPKAAILSAVETVNPKIASTMDAAIISKMAQRGQITGGIVDGPLAFDNVISKKAAEEKGIKSEVSGDADIILVPNIESGNILFKDLEYLAGAKVAGIVTGLKVPVVLTSRADNAEARLYSAAFASIVSENYSKFLEYKSWI; this is encoded by the coding sequence ATGCAAAAAAAATTAGACGATTTAATAATATCTGCGAAATCGTTTAAAGCTAAAAGAGCTGCAGTAGTAGTTGCCGAAGACGATTTCGTCGTTGAAGGGATAATTTTAGCTTATAAAAAGGGTATTATAATCCCAATACTTATAGGCAACAAAAATAAAATAATTTCCATCCTTAAAAAAAAAGAAAAAAATATTTCTGCGAATGATTTTGAAATAATCGGCACGGACAATGATGTCGATGCGTCTGTTATTGCCGTTAAATTAGCCTACGATAAAAAAGCCGACGTTATAATAAAGGGACATATCCATACGGATATATTAATGCATCAGCTTATCCGCATGGAAAGCGGATTAAGGACTAACAGGTTTATTTCCCATATATTTTGCATGGAAATAAAAACTTATAAGAAATTAATCTTTATAACCGATGCGGCTATTAATATTAATCCCGATATAGTTCAAAAAGCGCAGATACTTCAAAACGCCATCGATATCTGCAAAATAATCGGCGTCAAACATCCTAAGGCGGCAATACTTTCGGCGGTGGAAACCGTTAACCCTAAGATAGCTTCTACTATGGATGCTGCAATTATTTCCAAGATGGCGCAGAGGGGTCAAATTACGGGCGGCATTGTTGACGGACCTCTGGCTTTCGATAACGTTATTTCAAAAAAAGCGGCGGAAGAAAAAGGAATCAAAAGCGAGGTATCCGGCGATGCCGATATAATATTGGTTCCAAATATAGAATCCGGCAACATACTTTTTAAAGATTTAGAATATCTTGCAGGAGCTAAAGTGGCAGGAATAGTAACGGGGCTTAAAGTGCCGGTGGTGCTTACATCCAGGGCGGATAACGCCGAAGCGAGACTTTATTCGGCGGCGTTTGCTTCTATAGTTTCCGAAAACTATTCTAAATTTTTAGAATATAAATCATGGATATAA
- a CDS encoding rubrerythrin family protein, whose protein sequence is MRSMTEEDLKAAFAGESQAHVKYMIFSEEAEKEGKPRLANIFRAIARAELIHAKNHLRALGGIKKSGENILAAYNGENYEIEEMYPVFNETAKFQNEKEAQLSTHYALEAEKIHRDIYKKAKELFDAGKDFDGETVYICPVCGHTHVGQEAPDKCPVCGCRKDKYIKFSA, encoded by the coding sequence ATGAGAAGCATGACGGAAGAAGATTTAAAAGCGGCTTTTGCAGGAGAAAGCCAGGCGCATGTTAAATATATGATTTTTTCGGAAGAGGCGGAAAAAGAGGGAAAACCAAGGTTAGCCAACATATTCAGGGCGATAGCCAGAGCGGAACTGATTCATGCAAAAAATCATTTAAGGGCTCTCGGAGGTATTAAAAAAAGCGGTGAAAACATTTTAGCCGCATATAACGGAGAGAATTATGAAATAGAAGAGATGTATCCGGTTTTTAACGAAACTGCTAAGTTTCAAAATGAGAAGGAAGCCCAGCTCTCAACTCACTATGCTTTAGAGGCGGAAAAAATTCACAGGGATATTTATAAAAAAGCTAAAGAACTTTTTGACGCAGGTAAAGATTTTGACGGAGAAACGGTTTACATATGTCCTGTATGCGGACATACCCACGTGGGACAGGAAGCTCCGGACAAATGCCCTGTTTGCGGGTGCCGTAAAGATAAATATATTAAATTCAGCGCATAA
- a CDS encoding DUF3857 domain-containing protein, translating to MKNKKLKYVLFFMFIAVFFTAFLNITNTRPAFSHKTLNKKSVAVKKINGKNIEKLYKKYGAYIIKKDVVLKLNKNYELREHVTESLKILSQRGINKYSEVVIPFSTKYQKIKFLYAYTLLNGMFKIPIGKHAVNIVSPGFAVNYPAYSDIKYLTLSMPAVEDDAVINFSYEINNFKPLIKNGVFYTNYFSYGIPVKKNNFLLFYPSGFKLNLYLHNIKKSYLLRKTVLLKNKKLTELSISANNVPAIKKESNMPPEKNLRSYIALSTYTSWRILLNKINAMFEKAEKPDKKIAKFVEPAIKKYKSKYNGGIIEERKEASAIYDKFVKTFRYAGIGYGINGYSPVDAPVVFNDGYGDAKSLAALLIAMLKTAKINAYPVLIASLNTADFNKRTISPKQFDSVLVGLTFKENGRYVRRYLYPDSSSYKAFDIPFELSGRKGIAILGHNKFKFIKTPSEKPNQNEKIFLFKGKINKNGTLSGTVSVKYKGVYSNYERSSLKNINRYEKTIKVYNSLYNFLPGAQIKGFNFKNLRNINKNLKLIIKIKDKNYGTKKEDKLLFHSVLPVDSGLLGLVLKRKRRYNLIIGYPFEHKGLIVIKLPAKSYIYYMPKELKLKENSSSAYSGCKFLNNKAELICSYKFESKKPTVSTEEYKIYRKIIRLYMQYIKNYFIAVSNVYFY from the coding sequence ATGAAAAATAAGAAATTAAAATATGTTTTGTTTTTTATGTTTATAGCGGTATTTTTTACTGCATTTTTGAATATAACAAATACGCGCCCTGCCTTTTCTCATAAAACTTTAAATAAGAAGTCCGTTGCAGTTAAAAAAATTAATGGGAAAAACATTGAAAAATTATACAAAAAATACGGAGCATATATAATAAAAAAAGACGTCGTATTAAAACTTAATAAAAATTACGAATTGCGCGAGCATGTTACGGAGTCTTTAAAAATACTTTCTCAAAGAGGTATAAATAAATATTCTGAAGTCGTTATACCCTTTTCGACGAAATATCAAAAAATTAAATTTTTATACGCCTATACTCTGCTTAACGGAATGTTTAAAATTCCTATAGGAAAACATGCCGTTAATATTGTATCTCCGGGTTTTGCGGTTAATTATCCTGCTTACTCGGATATAAAATATCTGACTCTTTCTATGCCGGCGGTAGAAGACGATGCCGTAATAAACTTTTCTTATGAAATAAATAATTTTAAACCCCTTATTAAAAACGGCGTTTTTTATACGAACTATTTTTCTTACGGTATTCCGGTTAAAAAAAATAATTTTTTGCTCTTTTATCCTTCGGGTTTTAAGCTTAATCTGTATCTTCATAATATAAAAAAATCTTATTTATTAAGAAAAACCGTTTTGCTTAAGAATAAAAAATTGACTGAATTAAGCATTTCCGCAAATAATGTTCCCGCTATAAAAAAAGAATCCAATATGCCTCCTGAAAAAAATTTAAGGAGTTATATAGCCTTATCTACTTATACGTCATGGCGGATTCTTTTGAATAAAATAAACGCAATGTTTGAAAAAGCCGAAAAGCCGGATAAAAAAATAGCAAAGTTCGTTGAACCCGCAATTAAAAAATATAAAAGCAAATATAACGGCGGTATTATAGAAGAAAGAAAAGAAGCGTCAGCTATATACGATAAGTTTGTCAAAACTTTCAGGTATGCAGGGATCGGTTACGGAATAAACGGTTATAGTCCGGTTGATGCCCCGGTTGTTTTTAACGACGGTTACGGCGATGCTAAATCTTTGGCGGCTCTGCTTATAGCTATGCTGAAAACGGCAAAAATAAACGCTTACCCCGTATTAATCGCGTCTTTAAATACGGCAGATTTTAATAAGAGAACAATTTCGCCTAAGCAGTTTGATTCGGTTTTGGTAGGTTTGACTTTTAAAGAAAACGGACGCTATGTCCGCCGTTACCTGTATCCCGATTCATCCTCTTATAAAGCTTTCGATATTCCTTTCGAGTTGTCCGGCAGAAAAGGCATTGCAATTTTAGGTCATAATAAATTTAAATTTATTAAAACTCCTTCCGAAAAACCGAACCAAAACGAAAAAATATTTTTGTTTAAAGGAAAAATAAACAAAAACGGGACGCTAAGCGGAACGGTATCAGTCAAGTATAAAGGGGTTTATTCTAATTATGAAAGATCTTCGCTAAAAAATATAAATCGTTACGAAAAAACAATTAAAGTTTATAATTCTTTATATAATTTTTTACCTGGAGCGCAGATTAAAGGTTTTAACTTTAAGAATTTAAGAAATATAAATAAAAATTTGAAATTAATAATTAAAATTAAAGATAAGAACTATGGAACAAAAAAAGAAGACAAATTATTGTTTCATTCAGTATTGCCGGTCGATTCGGGATTGCTCGGCCTTGTTTTAAAAAGAAAAAGGCGGTATAATTTAATAATAGGATATCCTTTTGAACATAAAGGCTTAATTGTAATTAAACTTCCGGCGAAATCTTATATATACTATATGCCTAAGGAATTAAAACTAAAGGAGAATTCAAGTTCTGCATATTCGGGATGTAAATTCTTAAATAACAAAGCGGAATTAATTTGCTCATATAAATTTGAATCCAAAAAACCGACGGTTTCGACCGAAGAATATAAGATATATAGAAAAATTATCAGGCTGTATATGCAGTATATTAAAAATTACTTTATCGCGGTTTCTAACGTTTATTTTTATTAA
- a CDS encoding TIGR02757 family protein yields MGYHKETDKFLPLSGGKRGESAEVAEDGGRSLIWEDNDFNFYTKINGEDVFIGRGMNVPFPFEEGDCWSLSDGKTFVYENGIISKVESFNKDGNILKLKECLEDLYFKFEESYLYSDPLGFVHKFDDAKDIEIAGFIAAGFAFGGVPQILKILDKIDGITGHKFYEFTFNFNVKDGLKFFKGFYYRFIKEKDIAALFLILSKIIRQYGSIENFFLIGYSPSDINLKKAIESFCERALRIADFSSIYGTKNLPENSMVRFFFTSPKDNSPCKRINLYLRWMVRNSDNLDFGIWNNGIQPYQLIMPVDTHIGRISKYIGLTKRKNPSFKMAEEITENLKKLDYHDPTKYDFAITRLGILDICKKGGNRLDCDKCGIYAICNFKD; encoded by the coding sequence ATGGGTTATCATAAAGAGACAGATAAATTTTTACCGTTATCCGGCGGCAAAAGAGGCGAATCTGCAGAAGTTGCAGAAGACGGCGGAAGGTCTTTAATCTGGGAAGATAACGATTTTAATTTTTATACAAAAATAAACGGAGAGGATGTTTTTATAGGAAGGGGAATGAACGTTCCTTTTCCTTTCGAGGAGGGCGACTGCTGGTCTCTTTCGGACGGTAAAACTTTTGTTTATGAAAACGGAATTATAAGCAAGGTCGAATCGTTTAATAAAGACGGCAACATACTAAAATTGAAAGAATGTCTTGAAGACTTGTATTTCAAGTTCGAAGAGTCATATCTTTATTCCGACCCTCTTGGATTCGTCCATAAATTCGATGACGCTAAAGATATAGAAATAGCCGGTTTTATAGCGGCAGGATTTGCTTTCGGCGGTGTCCCGCAGATTCTTAAAATATTGGATAAAATAGACGGTATAACAGGCCATAAATTTTACGAATTTACTTTCAATTTTAATGTGAAAGACGGATTAAAATTTTTTAAAGGTTTTTATTACCGCTTTATAAAAGAAAAAGATATCGCCGCATTGTTTTTAATTTTAAGCAAAATAATACGGCAATACGGTTCTATAGAAAATTTTTTCCTTATAGGATATAGTCCGTCCGATATAAATTTAAAAAAAGCTATCGAAAGTTTTTGCGAAAGAGCTTTGCGTATTGCCGATTTTTCGTCAATTTACGGAACAAAAAATCTTCCCGAAAATTCCATGGTTCGTTTTTTCTTTACGTCGCCAAAAGATAACAGCCCGTGTAAAAGGATAAATTTATATTTAAGATGGATGGTCAGAAATTCGGACAATCTTGATTTCGGTATCTGGAATAACGGCATTCAGCCTTATCAGCTAATTATGCCGGTAGATACGCATATAGGCAGGATAAGCAAGTATATAGGTTTAACCAAACGGAAAAATCCGTCTTTTAAAATGGCGGAAGAAATAACGGAAAATCTTAAGAAATTGGATTACCACGATCCTACTAAATACGATTTTGCTATTACAAGGCTGGGAATATTGGATATATGCAAAAAAGGCGGAAATAGGTTGGATTGCGATAAATGCGGTATTTATGCGATTTGTAATTTTAAAGACTGA
- a CDS encoding FprA family A-type flavoprotein, which produces MDNNVNKNILSQKAVKIKDGVYYTGAFDPDLRVFDIVVPTANGTSYNSYFIQGSEKSALIDTVKLNTKDQLINKLNSVTDISKINYIIINHTEPDHSGALHIIKEIAKDATLVYSKNAHHFVQHIIKKDYNNITVGDGDSLDLGGKTLQFISAPFLHWPDTMFTYLKEDKILFPCDFFGAHYCDANIFNDLITNKEEAFEDFKFYFTHIMRPFKNYSLSAIEKIKNLDINIIAPSHGPVLRENLKKYIDWYIEASKPNNSDSTLKKIVIVYASAYGNTEEMAKHIAKGAAIDGLTEVDLINLVDRNSDYVVDEIEKADAVIVGSPTLNAKPPKPIFDMISSLVMLNVKNKKAAVFGCYGWSGEAVQMIQDILKSLRFVIAQEGLKIQMTPFEEDLVKCEKFGMDFAYKITQDS; this is translated from the coding sequence AATATTTTATCTCAAAAAGCGGTAAAAATAAAGGACGGAGTATATTATACCGGAGCATTTGATCCGGATCTTAGGGTATTCGACATTGTCGTACCCACCGCTAACGGAACAAGCTATAATTCTTATTTCATTCAGGGAAGCGAAAAATCCGCCCTGATAGATACCGTAAAACTGAATACTAAAGACCAGCTTATAAATAAGTTAAACTCGGTTACCGATATTTCTAAAATAAATTATATAATCATTAATCATACCGAACCGGACCATTCCGGCGCGCTTCACATAATTAAAGAAATCGCCAAAGACGCTACGCTTGTTTATTCAAAAAACGCTCATCATTTCGTACAGCATATTATAAAAAAAGATTATAATAATATTACCGTAGGCGACGGCGATTCCTTAGATTTGGGCGGCAAAACCCTGCAGTTTATAAGCGCTCCGTTTCTGCACTGGCCGGATACTATGTTTACCTATCTTAAAGAAGATAAAATACTTTTTCCCTGCGATTTTTTCGGAGCCCATTATTGCGATGCCAATATTTTTAACGATTTAATAACTAACAAAGAAGAGGCTTTTGAGGATTTTAAATTTTATTTTACCCATATAATGAGACCGTTCAAAAATTATTCTTTGAGCGCGATAGAGAAAATTAAAAACTTAGATATAAATATTATTGCGCCGTCACACGGTCCGGTATTGAGGGAAAATTTAAAAAAATATATAGACTGGTACATCGAAGCAAGTAAACCGAATAATTCTGATTCTACTCTGAAAAAGATTGTAATAGTTTATGCTTCTGCTTACGGAAATACCGAAGAAATGGCAAAACACATCGCTAAAGGAGCGGCTATAGACGGACTTACGGAAGTAGATTTAATAAATTTAGTCGACCGCAACTCTGATTACGTAGTCGATGAAATTGAAAAAGCGGATGCAGTAATAGTTGGTTCGCCTACGCTTAACGCTAAACCTCCAAAACCTATATTCGACATGATATCTTCCTTAGTTATGCTTAACGTTAAAAATAAAAAAGCGGCGGTATTCGGATGTTATGGATGGAGCGGTGAAGCGGTTCAAATGATACAGGATATTTTGAAAAGCTTGAGATTTGTTATAGCGCAGGAAGGCTTAAAAATTCAAATGACGCCATTTGAGGAAGATTTGGTTAAATGCGAAAAATTCGGAATGGATTTTGCATATAAAATAACGCAGGATTCATAG